A window of Exiguobacterium sp. FSL W8-0210 contains these coding sequences:
- the uvrC gene encoding excinuclease ABC subunit UvrC → MGHQEHIKAKLSLLPDEPGCYLHKNEFGEVIYVGKAKNLKNRVRSYFTGAHDIKTERLVAEVRDFEYIITASELEALLLEMTLIKKHDPKYNIMLKDDKSYPYLKITNETYPRLITTRKLKKDGGHYFGPYPNAYAANETKRLLDRLYPLRKCQPMPKKLCLYYHIGQCLGPCEIPNLESEQKALVSEIRRFLSGDTKELVESLKHKMAEAAETMEFERAGELRDQVRAIESIMNKQNMITADLTSRDVFGIHVDKGWMCVQVFFLRGGKMIERDVSLFPIYGTPAEELESFIVQFYEKNIKPSEVYVPPLVNQLLLKEALSIKIHVPVRGSKRKLLDLATKNAENAISERFELLAKDEKRTVQAVEELADAIDVHPLSRIEIIDNANIQGADAVSALVVFEDGKPLKKEYRKFKIRTVQGPDDYESMREIVRRRYRRLLLEGARLPDLVLIDGGVGQLNAALEVIQDELGLSLPVGSLKKDDKHRTSQLLFGEGARLIELSPRSSAFYLLQRMQDEVHRFAITFHRSLRSKGMTRSLLDEIPGVGPKRRQQLIRHFGSMRSLRRATIEQLAEAGLPVKLAETVAEYLSQANEE, encoded by the coding sequence TTGGGACATCAAGAACATATCAAAGCGAAACTATCCCTTTTGCCGGATGAGCCGGGATGTTATCTACACAAAAACGAATTCGGCGAAGTCATCTATGTCGGAAAAGCAAAAAATCTCAAAAACCGAGTCCGCTCTTATTTCACGGGAGCACATGATATTAAGACGGAACGTCTCGTCGCGGAAGTCCGTGATTTCGAATACATCATCACAGCCAGTGAACTCGAAGCGTTGCTGCTTGAGATGACACTAATTAAGAAACATGATCCGAAATACAATATCATGCTGAAGGATGATAAATCTTACCCGTACTTGAAAATTACGAATGAGACCTATCCACGATTGATTACGACACGTAAGTTAAAAAAGGACGGCGGTCATTACTTCGGTCCGTATCCGAATGCGTATGCAGCGAACGAAACAAAACGTCTGTTAGATCGTTTATATCCGTTACGTAAATGTCAGCCGATGCCGAAGAAACTCTGTCTGTATTATCATATTGGACAATGTCTCGGCCCATGTGAAATCCCGAATCTTGAATCGGAACAAAAAGCACTCGTATCGGAAATCCGACGGTTCTTGTCGGGCGACACGAAGGAACTCGTTGAAAGCTTGAAGCACAAGATGGCGGAAGCAGCCGAAACAATGGAATTCGAACGTGCAGGAGAATTGCGCGATCAAGTAAGGGCGATCGAGTCAATCATGAACAAACAAAACATGATCACAGCGGATCTGACGTCACGTGACGTATTCGGGATCCATGTCGATAAAGGCTGGATGTGTGTCCAAGTCTTCTTCCTTCGCGGCGGAAAGATGATCGAACGTGATGTCTCGCTTTTCCCGATCTATGGTACGCCGGCAGAAGAGCTCGAGAGCTTCATCGTCCAGTTCTACGAAAAGAACATCAAGCCAAGTGAAGTCTATGTACCGCCACTCGTCAATCAGTTGTTACTCAAAGAGGCGCTATCGATTAAAATTCACGTTCCGGTCCGAGGATCAAAACGGAAATTACTTGATTTAGCGACGAAGAATGCTGAAAATGCGATCTCGGAACGCTTCGAGTTGTTAGCAAAAGATGAGAAACGGACCGTTCAAGCAGTCGAAGAACTCGCCGATGCGATTGACGTTCATCCACTGTCACGGATCGAAATCATCGATAACGCGAACATTCAAGGTGCGGATGCCGTCTCGGCACTCGTCGTCTTTGAAGACGGTAAACCGCTTAAGAAGGAATACCGGAAGTTCAAGATCCGGACGGTGCAAGGACCCGATGACTATGAATCGATGCGGGAAATCGTGCGCCGTCGGTATCGTCGGTTGTTACTTGAAGGAGCGCGCCTTCCAGATCTCGTCCTGATTGACGGAGGAGTTGGACAGTTGAATGCTGCTTTAGAAGTCATTCAAGATGAACTCGGTTTATCCCTGCCAGTCGGGTCATTAAAAAAGGATGACAAACACCGGACAAGTCAGTTGTTGTTCGGAGAAGGTGCACGGTTAATTGAACTAAGTCCGCGTTCAAGTGCGTTTTATCTACTTCAACGCATGCAAGATGAAGTCCATCGGTTCGCGATCACGTTCCACCGCTCGCTCCGTTCAAAAGGGATGACTCGTTCCTTGCTCGACGAGATTCCAGGAGTCGGACCGAAACGACGCCAACAGTTGATTCGTCATTTCGGATCGATGCGTAGCTTGCGACGCGCAACGATCGAACAGTTGGCGGAAGCAGGATTACCTGTCAAGTTAGCGGAAACCGTCGCTGAATATTTAAGTCAAGCGAATGAAGAATGA
- a CDS encoding electron transfer flavoprotein subunit beta/FixA family protein, translating to MEIYVLLKRTFDTEEAIQLENGQIDEDGAEFIINPYDEYAVEEAIRVRDAQGGTVTVVTVGPEDADKELRTALAMGADQAVRISIEDDIEEADHFTISEVLAGYLKEQTVDLVIAGNVAVDGGSGQVAPRVAELLDIPYVTTITKLELDGTKAVVTRDAEGDTETIETTLPLLVTAQQGLNEPRYPSLPGIMKAKKKPLEELELDDLELDEDELTPRLETIERFLPPNKAAGKILEGELNEQVAQLASLLRNEAKVV from the coding sequence ATGGAAATCTATGTACTGTTGAAACGCACGTTTGATACGGAAGAAGCAATCCAACTCGAGAATGGTCAAATCGATGAGGATGGCGCTGAGTTCATCATTAACCCGTACGATGAGTATGCGGTAGAAGAAGCGATTCGTGTCCGTGATGCACAAGGGGGAACGGTGACGGTCGTGACGGTCGGACCGGAAGATGCGGACAAGGAATTACGAACAGCACTCGCAATGGGAGCGGACCAAGCAGTTCGCATCTCGATTGAAGATGATATCGAAGAGGCAGATCATTTCACGATTTCTGAAGTGCTCGCTGGTTATTTGAAGGAACAAACGGTTGATCTCGTCATCGCCGGAAACGTCGCAGTTGATGGCGGAAGTGGTCAAGTAGCACCACGCGTCGCAGAATTACTCGACATCCCTTATGTGACGACGATCACGAAACTAGAGCTCGACGGTACGAAAGCTGTCGTAACACGCGACGCTGAAGGGGATACGGAGACAATCGAAACAACACTTCCGTTACTCGTGACTGCGCAACAAGGGTTGAACGAACCACGTTACCCAAGTCTTCCGGGGATCATGAAAGCGAAGAAAAAGCCGCTAGAAGAACTCGAACTTGATGATCTCGAACTGGATGAAGACGAACTCACACCACGTCTAGAGACGATCGAGCGTTTCTTACCACCGAACAAAGCAGCCGGTAAGATCCTTGAAGGTGAACTAAACGAGCAAGTCGCACAGCTCGCATCATTATTACGCAACGAAGCAAAAGTGGTCTAA
- the trxA gene encoding thioredoxin — MAIVHATSQSFKEETQEGLVLVDFWATWCGPCRMLAPVLEELDADMQDVKIVKVDVDANPEVAGAFQVQSIPTLVLFKDGQPVNKTMGFMPKDALKEFVETSN, encoded by the coding sequence ATGGCAATCGTACACGCAACTAGCCAATCATTTAAAGAAGAAACACAAGAAGGACTCGTCCTTGTTGATTTTTGGGCAACATGGTGTGGACCATGTCGTATGCTCGCACCTGTTCTTGAAGAACTCGATGCTGACATGCAAGATGTAAAAATCGTCAAAGTCGACGTAGATGCAAACCCAGAAGTAGCTGGAGCATTCCAAGTTCAAAGTATCCCGACACTCGTTCTCTTCAAAGATGGACAACCTGTCAACAAAACAATGGGCTTCATGCCAAAAGACGCACTTAAAGAATTCGTTGAAACATCTAACTAA
- a CDS encoding VOC family protein, with the protein MIQYGYTILYVEDTARTLAFYRDVLGLPVKAEHGSYIEFETGQTTLAFNTREDVQQLIPDYTIPSGKTQQTLEIGFITDDVPTLFQKVVEAGYETVLAPVQKPWGQVVAYVLDPDGHLIELCTPM; encoded by the coding sequence ATGATCCAATACGGCTATACGATTTTATACGTTGAAGACACGGCACGGACGCTGGCATTCTATCGAGACGTTCTTGGACTACCCGTCAAGGCGGAGCACGGCAGCTACATCGAGTTCGAGACCGGTCAGACGACACTCGCCTTCAATACGCGTGAAGACGTGCAACAGTTGATTCCGGATTACACGATACCGAGTGGAAAAACACAACAGACGTTAGAGATTGGTTTCATCACGGATGACGTCCCTACTCTATTTCAGAAGGTGGTGGAGGCAGGATATGAGACCGTCCTCGCGCCTGTACAAAAACCATGGGGGCAAGTCGTCGCCTATGTCCTCGACCCCGATGGTCACCTGATTGAACTTTGTACGCCAATGTAA
- a CDS encoding electron transfer flavoprotein subunit alpha/FixB family protein, which produces MTKALVLAESRDGSLRNVSFEAIAAARRVADEVIAVLIGHDVAKDADALASRGADQVLVVEDERLLHYTPDGYGQVFLELMNRTSPDVLVFGHTSLGKDLSPKIAAKLQAGLISDVTAIEGEGAEATFIRPIYSGKAFEKVKVAEGKTLFTVRPNNIDPLETGSSQGTVESVTVELKDLRTIVADIVRKATGGVDLSEAKVIVAGGRGVKSSDGFAPLQELADVLGGAVGASRGACDADYCDYALQIGQTGKVVTPDLYIACGISGAIQHLAGMSNAKVIVAINKDPEANIFSVADYGIVGDLFDVVPLLTAEFKKMLVHG; this is translated from the coding sequence ATGACAAAAGCATTAGTACTCGCAGAATCACGGGATGGCAGTTTACGGAATGTGTCGTTTGAGGCAATCGCAGCAGCGCGACGTGTCGCTGACGAAGTCATCGCAGTCCTGATTGGACACGATGTTGCAAAGGATGCGGATGCACTAGCATCACGCGGAGCGGACCAGGTGCTCGTCGTCGAGGATGAGCGTCTTCTACACTACACGCCAGACGGTTACGGACAAGTCTTCCTCGAGTTGATGAACCGGACGTCACCCGACGTGCTCGTCTTCGGACATACGTCGCTCGGCAAGGATCTATCACCGAAAATCGCGGCAAAATTGCAAGCCGGTTTGATCAGTGACGTGACGGCGATTGAAGGGGAAGGCGCGGAAGCAACGTTCATCCGACCGATCTATTCAGGGAAAGCATTTGAAAAAGTCAAAGTCGCAGAAGGCAAGACACTCTTTACGGTCCGTCCGAATAACATCGATCCGCTCGAAACGGGGAGTTCACAAGGCACGGTCGAGTCGGTCACAGTCGAGCTGAAGGATTTACGGACGATCGTCGCAGACATCGTACGTAAAGCAACAGGTGGTGTTGATTTATCAGAGGCAAAAGTCATCGTTGCGGGTGGACGCGGTGTCAAGAGCTCAGACGGCTTCGCACCGTTACAAGAACTAGCGGATGTTCTCGGAGGAGCAGTTGGTGCTTCGCGTGGTGCTTGTGATGCGGATTACTGCGATTATGCACTTCAAATCGGTCAGACGGGGAAAGTCGTTACACCAGACTTGTATATCGCGTGCGGGATCTCGGGTGCGATTCAACACTTAGCGGGGATGTCGAATGCCAAAGTGATCGTTGCGATCAATAAGGATCCAGAAGCGAACATCTTCTCTGTCGCGGACTACGGGATCGTCGGTGATTTGTTCGATGTCGTGCCACTATTGACAGCTGAATTCAAAAAAATGCTCGTTCACGGATGA
- a CDS encoding dihydrolipoyl dehydrogenase family protein yields the protein MRTYDCIVIGTGSAGNQAAYKFIEKGLRVAIVENFTPGGTCAQRGCDAKKILLTGSETKDAVERLLGYGVKGLISIDWRQLMERKNEYTRAIPEQTRKRYAETDIDYFHGEPHFVSSHRLRIGEEEIEGKQFLIATGLRPRELSVPGSERFITSNEFLELKELPRRLVCIGGGYISFEFAHLARIAGADVTIVLRSNALKQFESELVDVLLEATRALGISIIKEAEVVAYEEDSLRLSNGDVLKTDVVLNATGRVASIDQLGLETIGVAHNEKGIHVNEYLQSSVEHIYAAGDVAVSGNPALTPFAGTEGRLAADNMLEGNNRKLELLPVPSVVFTAPNLALVGETEAALKKAGIPYRGRLIDTSAWQTNVRIKDSFARAKVLVGEDDQVLGAHFIGVNAAELANYFSFAMQHRIPSTSMQQTGFAYPTPASDIASLFED from the coding sequence ATGCGTACATATGATTGCATTGTGATTGGAACGGGTTCTGCTGGAAATCAAGCGGCTTATAAATTCATCGAAAAAGGACTACGTGTTGCCATCGTTGAGAATTTCACTCCAGGAGGTACATGCGCACAGCGTGGATGTGACGCCAAAAAAATCTTATTGACGGGTAGTGAGACGAAAGATGCTGTCGAACGTTTACTCGGATACGGCGTCAAAGGATTAATTTCGATTGATTGGCGCCAATTGATGGAGCGTAAGAATGAATATACACGTGCTATTCCTGAGCAAACACGAAAACGGTACGCGGAAACGGACATCGACTATTTCCATGGAGAACCGCATTTCGTGTCTTCACATCGTCTTCGAATTGGTGAAGAAGAAATCGAAGGGAAACAGTTTTTAATCGCAACAGGTTTACGACCTCGCGAATTATCTGTACCCGGTAGTGAGCGTTTCATAACAAGTAATGAGTTTCTTGAACTGAAAGAACTTCCACGCCGACTCGTCTGCATCGGTGGCGGTTATATCTCGTTCGAGTTCGCCCATCTCGCTCGTATTGCTGGCGCAGACGTCACGATCGTCTTACGTTCTAACGCCTTAAAACAATTCGAAAGTGAATTGGTCGATGTGCTGTTAGAAGCCACACGGGCACTTGGTATCTCGATCATCAAAGAAGCAGAAGTCGTCGCTTACGAAGAGGACTCACTTCGTTTATCGAACGGTGACGTGTTGAAGACCGACGTCGTCTTGAACGCGACTGGACGTGTCGCGAGTATCGATCAGCTCGGACTTGAAACTATCGGCGTTGCACATAATGAAAAAGGAATTCACGTCAATGAATATCTCCAGTCTTCTGTGGAACATATCTATGCTGCAGGAGACGTCGCTGTCAGCGGGAATCCTGCCTTGACACCGTTCGCTGGAACCGAAGGACGACTCGCTGCTGATAACATGCTCGAAGGGAACAATCGGAAACTAGAGCTGCTTCCTGTACCTAGCGTCGTATTCACCGCGCCGAACCTCGCCCTCGTTGGTGAGACGGAAGCTGCTTTGAAAAAAGCAGGTATTCCTTATCGTGGTCGCTTGATTGATACGTCCGCTTGGCAAACGAACGTACGGATCAAGGACAGTTTCGCTCGGGCGAAAGTGCTCGTCGGGGAAGATGATCAAGTCCTTGGCGCACACTTCATCGGTGTCAATGCAGCGGAACTAGCAAACTATTTCTCGTTTGCGATGCAGCACCGGATTCCAAGTACTTCGATGCAACAGACTGGATTCGCTTACCCGACACCTGCTTCAGACATCGCTTCGTTATTCGAGGATTGA
- a CDS encoding TetR/AcrR family transcriptional regulator: MKRTMSKSDRIIDAAVKVIAKNGYHGAKVTAIAKEAGVADGTIYLYFKNKEHLLISLFQAKMGSFIEYSEGQIASHTSATEQLAALIEAHLEQLSVDYDLAVVTQIELRQSNQDMRQNIAAVLKPYLHLIDRVVKHGMTTGEFSNELDYRLARQMIFGTIDEVVTSWMASGFKYELLETRDGIHRMLIKGLS, encoded by the coding sequence ATGAAACGAACAATGTCAAAGAGTGACCGCATCATTGATGCCGCCGTAAAAGTCATCGCTAAGAACGGCTACCATGGAGCGAAAGTGACTGCCATTGCAAAGGAAGCCGGAGTTGCGGATGGAACGATTTATCTGTACTTCAAGAATAAAGAACATCTCTTGATTTCGCTCTTCCAAGCGAAAATGGGAAGTTTCATCGAATATTCCGAAGGACAAATCGCGAGCCATACGTCAGCGACGGAACAATTGGCAGCATTGATCGAGGCGCACCTCGAGCAATTATCCGTCGACTATGATTTAGCGGTCGTCACGCAGATCGAATTGCGTCAATCGAACCAAGACATGCGTCAAAACATCGCTGCCGTCTTGAAACCGTACTTGCATCTGATTGACCGAGTCGTCAAGCACGGGATGACGACAGGTGAGTTTTCAAACGAACTCGATTATCGATTAGCACGTCAGATGATTTTCGGAACGATCGATGAGGTCGTGACGAGCTGGATGGCAAGTGGATTCAAATATGAGTTGCTTGAGACACGTGACGGGATTCATCGGATGTTGATCAAAGGGCTGAGTTAA